A genomic stretch from Candidatus Zymogenaceae bacterium includes:
- a CDS encoding bifunctional folylpolyglutamate synthase/dihydrofolate synthase: MTTREHPTEEMITEAFRFLEGLAARGMRTDLSVMRRAAALLGDPQDTIPVILVGGTNGKGSTAAYLGGMLTALGMKAGCYYSPHVTSVTERVTVNGREITRAETAALIMELRASRAEGLSPTYFEFLTLLAYLHFSRKNVDYAVMEVGMGGRFDATNIVNPMVSVITTVSLDHTQYLGETEAAIAGEKAEIIPPGGRLAAGRVSDEAKAVLIKRAKEHNAVARFFGEDFFMEEGAGGVLTYRGVKRTVTGIRTGLFGRHQGENAATAIAALEYLEESLGERGVTILDEAIRAGLREARLPGRIQVISERPEVIVDVAHNRAAAKALAAYMGTLPEKPTALVLGMMADKDIEGVMEELVGIADRFFLARPDVERAAGTDTLGQAAKGLGAVYSHHASVADALNAAREWAGEGGRVLVTGSFHTVEEAVGDTTL; encoded by the coding sequence GTGACGACGAGAGAACACCCGACCGAAGAAATGATCACGGAGGCGTTTCGATTCCTCGAGGGCCTTGCCGCCCGGGGGATGCGGACCGACCTCTCCGTCATGCGCCGGGCGGCGGCGCTTCTTGGCGATCCCCAGGACACGATCCCGGTGATACTGGTGGGAGGGACCAACGGGAAGGGGTCCACGGCGGCGTATCTGGGTGGGATGCTTACGGCGCTGGGAATGAAGGCGGGGTGCTATTACTCCCCCCACGTCACGTCGGTGACGGAGCGGGTGACCGTGAACGGTCGGGAGATCACCCGGGCCGAGACGGCCGCCCTCATCATGGAATTGCGGGCGAGCCGTGCGGAGGGGCTTTCCCCCACCTATTTCGAGTTCCTGACACTGCTGGCGTATCTCCATTTTTCCCGGAAAAACGTCGACTACGCCGTGATGGAGGTGGGGATGGGCGGGCGGTTCGACGCCACAAACATCGTAAATCCCATGGTGTCGGTGATCACCACCGTCTCCCTCGACCACACCCAATACCTGGGGGAGACCGAGGCGGCCATCGCCGGGGAAAAGGCGGAGATCATCCCCCCCGGCGGCCGTCTGGCGGCGGGGAGGGTGTCCGATGAGGCGAAGGCGGTGTTGATCAAAAGGGCGAAGGAGCACAATGCCGTGGCCCGGTTTTTTGGAGAGGATTTTTTCATGGAGGAGGGAGCGGGCGGCGTCCTGACCTACCGGGGCGTGAAAAGGACCGTCACCGGCATCCGGACGGGGCTCTTCGGCCGCCACCAGGGGGAGAACGCCGCGACGGCGATTGCGGCGCTGGAATATCTGGAGGAATCCCTTGGAGAGCGGGGGGTGACGATATTGGATGAGGCGATACGTGCGGGGTTAAGGGAGGCGCGGCTGCCGGGGCGCATCCAGGTGATATCGGAGCGGCCCGAGGTGATCGTGGATGTGGCCCACAATCGGGCCGCGGCGAAGGCACTGGCTGCGTATATGGGGACGCTCCCGGAAAAGCCCACGGCCCTGGTCCTGGGGATGATGGCGGATAAGGACATCGAGGGTGTAATGGAAGAGCTTGTTGGAATCGCCGATCGCTTTTTCCTGGCCCGGCCGGATGTCGAGCGGGCGGCGGGGACGGACACGCTGGGGCAGGCGGCGAAGGGATTGGGTGCCGTGTACTCACACCACGCAAGCGTGGCAGATGCATTGAACGCGGCGAGGGAATGGGCGGGGGAGGGAGGCCGGGTTCTGGTCACCGGCTCATTTCACACCGTGGAGGAGGCGGTGGGGGATACCACATTATAG